The Oncorhynchus kisutch isolate 150728-3 linkage group LG8, Okis_V2, whole genome shotgun sequence DNA segment GTGATGCGTTGCAACGCTGCTGTTGTCCAGCCAGGCCCAGACTCAGAGGGCCAGCCCCAGACTCATACTGCTCCAGATCTGGACAAACCCACAGAGGACACTACACAACACAGGGGGTCAGAAAAAGCATCTGAAATATGATCACGTTCAAACAAACACATAGCAAATCCATGCACATTCAGGAGGAGAAAAGGCCCCAGTCACTCACCCCTATCTCTTTGGCTCTGTCCTGTAGAACAGTCATGGGCCTATCTAGCTGCTTGACAGTGAACACGGGCACCCCTGGCTGGGGAGGAATAATACTTTATTCAACTACATTCACCCCCTGCAGACAGGCTATAGATAGTAAGTACTGTACACAGTGTATATAGTAGGTTGACCTCACCAACACAACATGCATTACTCTCACCTTAAATATGCCTGCTTTCTGCCAGGCGATCTCCTCTATGGTGTTTCCTAGTATACTTGTATGATCAATTCCTAAGGAGGATATCCCACAAACCCACGGCTTCCTGTACGTCAAATGTCAGGAAGAAAAAGAAGTGATAACAGATTCTGTAACTAATCAATCGTATGTTTGACTTTGATAGTACATCCTCTATGATATGCAGCAAAATTACCTGATGATGTTCGTACAGTCATAGGCCCCTCCAATCCCAACCTCAATAACAGCTAAATCAACCTGTTGTATGAAGAGATACTGCTCAGAATGGTTTACAATGTTCACCCTTGATTTGGTTATTAGTACATTTGTAAACAAACTGTACATGTGACAGGGTATGTGAATGTTACCCTCTCCTGTAGGAAGACATGGAACGCCAGGATGGTGAGGAAGCGGAAATAGGCCGGCATATTAACTCCATGGGAGTCCTGAGGATCAGTGCAGTGACACAGTCATAACAGGGAAGGGTCAGAGTTTCTTTGAGGCTGGTGGGCTACATCAGGGTTCATTCTTCAACACTACACTCTCAGAAAGAAAGGGTATGGTTAGGGTACATTATTGTTCCCTGGGGTACAAAAATATCAAAATACACATAATGTACCTTCAGAggtgcacatacagtatgtactgttcAGTACATTTTAGGGTACATGTGAGAATAATCTAGTATAATGGTACATTTTTGTACCTAATATTTTGAATATGGAAGTGTTGTACCAGAAGAGTTGTAACAGAAGTGTTGTACCAGAGGTGTTGTACCAGAGGTGTTGTACCAGAGGTGTTGTACCAGAGGTGTTGTACCAGAGGTGTTGTACCAGAGGTGTTGTACCAGAAGTGTTGTACCAGAGGTGTTGTACCAGAAGTGTTGTACCAGAGGTGTTGTACCAGAAGTGTTGTACCAGAGGTGTTGTACCAGAGGTGTTGTACCAGAGGTGTTGTACCAGAAGTGTTGTACCAGAGGTGTTGTACCAGAGGTGTTGTACCAGAAGTGTTGTACCAGAGGTGTTGTACCAGAAGTGTTGTACCAGAAGTGTTGTACCAGAAGTGTTGTACCAGAGGTGTTGTACCAGAGGTGTTGTACCAGAAGTGTTGTACCAGAGGTGTTGTACCAGAAGTGTTGTACCAGAGGTGTTGTACCAGAGGTGTTGTACCAGAAGAGTTGTAACAGAAGTGTTGTACCAGAGGTGTTGTACCAGAAGTGTTGTACCAGAGGTGTTGTACCAGAAGTGTTGTACCAGAAGTGTTGTACCAGAGGTGTTGTACCAGAAGTGTTGTACCAGAGGTGTTGTACCAGAAGTGTTGTACCAGAGGTGTTGTACCAGAAGTGTTGTACCAGAAGTGTTGTACCAGAGGTGTTGTACCAGAAGTGTTGTACCAGAGGTGTTGTACCAGAAGTGTTGTACCAGAAGTGTTGTACCAGAGGTGTTATACCAGAAGTGTTGTACCAGAGGTGTTGTACAAGAAGAGTTGTAACAGAAGTGTTGTACCAGCTTAAGCGGTCCAAAGAGATTGATCGGGATCTTAAGCACTTACAAATTCATAACAAATTGTACAAATTGACGTTTGTAACAGATCATACTAATTGCAGGAAacatatatacaacatatatacagtacatacatagacATAAACAATTACATTAATCCGATTGATTAATAAATTATTAATTTCTGCAAAACGTGCAGTGTTGATGGAGTTGTTGTTGCTTGCTAATGTTAGCCAACTAGTTAGCTTATTCAATCCCCAAACACCATGCTAGATCTGAGTgggccagttcgttttgtttggCCCGGTACACTTAGATAGCTGGCTATCTTATTTTATCATCTACTAGCAACATAAAACTACGCATCTCTTTGGGCACTTTAGTACCTACTACTTACACGATTCGCCTCCATCACCAAAGCCACCAACAGGCTGTTCCTTTCTTGACGTCAAAGCCGCAATGTATTGTTGGTATATGAGGTTTTTTGTTGAATGACGAATTTGCTCCGCGgttggttttatttggcccccaaagttttcagagaaaaaaaatgtattttttttattgttattattgttagaTATaatagactgtaaaaacaccaggaaatcagctccaagtgattttaatttaatgAATATGTTCCCAAGTAATCCAACGCAAAGGAGAGAGACACATGATCGTATATACAAATGTATGAAAGGTTTGGAATTATTaggttttagtcaaacattatacatactgtttgggcttcttgcagtcaatatatttataattatttttacattttagtcatttagtagacacaCTTACCCAGAGCAATTTACATGAGAAATTAGGattaaaatattgtattttcagctgtttgaagctggtatgcaaaacagaaagtaaaagacgcaacaAAAAAACTTAAGAAccaaagcatagaaatagcgcacatagaaaaAATCTAGacctgctttcaatgagaatgacagatctataacacacatttatatgtgaatttggttgagTAGCCCAAAAAGTTAAACATTGCAGCTTTAAAAGGAACACGGCTTTGTCACTGCGGTGGTACCTTAAAACGGCAAATTTGTCTATTTTAAGGTACAAACTGCAAGGGTACACTTATGTGCagctgaagttggaagtttacctacacttaggttggagaattaaaacttgtttttcaaccactccacaaatttcttgttaacaaactatagttttggcaagtcggctactttgtgcatggcataATTTACATAATgtgtgtcaattggaggtatacctgtggatgtatttcaaggcctaccttcaaactcagtgcctctttgtttgacatcatgggaaaatcaaaagaaatcaaccaagacctcagaaaagaattgtagacctccacaagtctggttcatccttgggagcaatttccaaacacctgaaggtaccacgttcatctgtacaaacaattgtacgcaagtataaacaccatgggaccacgcagacgtcataccgctcaggaaggaggcgcattctgtctcctagtgatgaacgtactttggtgagaaaagccagatcagtcccagaacaacagcaaaggaccttgtgaagatgctggaggaaacaggtacaaaattatctatatccacagtaaaatgagtcctatatcgacataacctgaaaggccgctcagcaggaagaagccactgctccaaaaccgccataaaaaagccagactacggtttgcaactgcacatggggacaaaggtcgtaattttttgagaaatgtcctctggtctgatgaaacaaaaatagaactgtttggccataatgaccatcgttgtgtttggaggaaaaaggaggatgcttgcaagccgaagaacaccatcccaaccatgaagcacgggggtggcaggatcatgttgtgggggtaaaatagaacatttgtgggcataactgaaaaggtctgtacgagcaaggaggcctacaaacctgactcagttacaccagcactgtcaggaggaatgggccaaaattcacccaacttattgtgggtagcttgtggaaggctaatcgaaacgtttgacccaagttatacaATGTAgtcaatgctatcaaatactaattgagtgtatgtaaacttctgacccactgggaatgtgatgaaagaaataaaagctgaaataaataattatctctactattattgtgacatttcaaattcttcaaataaagaggtgatcctaactgacctaatacagggatttttttactgggattaaatgtcaggaattgtgaaaaatgagtttaaatgtacttggctaaggtgtatgtaaacttccgacttcatctcTACCTACTGTATAACTAATGTTACAATGGATGCACCTTACAGGATACAACTACAGTGACAAGTGTTTGTACCCCTTTAAGTACAATTCGTTACCTTTTATCTGAGAGTCTATATGAAGACATACTGTACCTTTGTAGCATCTAACTGGGAAAACACCTCCCAGAAGTATTTGGTGAAGAGCTCTTTGCTGATTGGTTGTCCATTGATGCGTATTCTCTCTCTGACCTGTACCAGGTGTGGTGAGCTGTAAggaacagatgacattcataatGTGCCACCACAACTCTGACTGTATGTTAGAcataatattgtgtgtgtgtgataagaaTGTTCACATAGCATTGTACAAGCAAGCCAACAGGTCATATTTTGGCCATATTTTCCCAATAGTACAGTTAAGCTTTCTTCATAATTTAAGCACTTCAAAGCAGGCTCACTTGTAACAACACAGGTTAATAATTAATTGGGCAAAGACCTAACAAGTCAAAGTTCAGTATAGGGATACCAGTGCTTCTCCATGCGCAAAAACCCTGACACTAAACTTCCCGATGCAACAGGTTAAAAAAACTACAAACGAAACTTAAGCTTGAACGCACATACTGAGGGAGAACACACCAACACCTGTCTTCTTCAGTTATATACTATACCTGTAAAACCCAGTCCGAAAGCCATAGTCCCTGAGGATTCTCTCAGTAAAGGCACATGTTGATCCCTgaaagagcagaaagagagagtaagtaaGTCTTACATTACTTGTATTGTATTTCATGTGTTATTGTACTTCATACACATGTCAAAATAATATTTTAGAAAAGCCTTGTCATTTTTTCACAGAAAAAATACCATGTTTACCTTGCCCTTGGTGCCTGTCACATGGATTATATTGAGGTGGTCCAGCTTGTCTACCTAAAACAACATCCAGCCGTGGAGTAGTGAGAGCGGCCCCTATGTCTCATAAGTCAACGGGCCAAGAGAGGCAGTCAACAGATCAAGTAACAGGAGTCACCAGTGAGGAAATAGAGATTAGCATGTAATGATGCtcagaatatataaatatatatatatatatatatatatatatatatatatatttgagagtGTGCATATTGTGTGGTGGCAGTCTAGATGCTGGTTTTAGTGTGTCTATTGGTCACTCACTGTGAGGCCTGTACGATGGAGGAAGCCCCGCATGGCCTGGAGCTGCAGCTCAGGTAGCTCACTCCGCTCCCTCTGCACCTGATCCAACACACTCACATTGGTCTGCAAGGTGTTCAGAGCACACACTGCTtcctgcacgcacacacgcacacacgtttgttttattatccttgtggggacacaaAAATGTATTccaattcaaaatcctattttcccaaaTTCTTAaatctaaacctaaacctaaacctaaaccttaacccttaacccataaTCCTTAACCTAACCTAagcctaaccttaatcctaaaccCATCCTTAAtcctaaacccctaaccctagctgtaaccccaaccctaaacctaacccataagCCTAAAATAGCCCTTTTCCTTGTGGGGGCCGGtgaactctttgcaaactggaatccatttatccggaggctgcattcattgtagctggggattttaacaaggctaatctgaaaacaagactccctaaattttatcagcatatcgattgcgcaaccaggggtggaaaaaccttggatcattgttactctaacttccgcgatgcatataaggccctgccccgcccccctttcggaaaagctgaccacgactccattttgttgatccctgcctacagatagaaactaaaacaagaggctcccacgctgaggtctgtccaacgctggtccgaccaagctgactccacactccaagactgcttccatcacgtggactgggacatgtttcgtattgcgtcagataacaatattgacgaatacgctgattcggtgtgcgagttcattagaacgtgcgttgaagatgtcgttcccatagcaacgattaaaacattccctaaccagaaaccgtggattgatggcagcattcgcgtgaaactgaaagcgcgaaccactgcttttaatcagggcgaggtgactggtaacatgaccgaatacaaacagtgcagctattccctccgcaaggctatcaaacaagctaagcgtcagtacagagacaaagtagaatctcaattcaacggctcagacacaagaggcatgtggcagggtctacagtcaatcacggactacaagaagaaatccagcccagtcacggaccaggatgtcttgctcccaggcagactaaataacttttttgcccgctttgaggacaatacagtgccactgacacggcctgcaacgaaaacatgcggactctccttcactgcagccgaggtgagtaagacatttacacgtgttaaccctcgcaaggctgcaggaccagacggcatccccagccgcgccctcagagcatgcgcagaccagctggccggtgtgtttacggacatattcaatcaatccctataccagtctgctgttcccacatgcttcaagagggccaccattgttcctgttcccaagaaagctaaggtaattgagctaaacgactaccgccccgtagcactcacttccgtcatcatgaagtgctttgagagactagtcaaggaccatatcacctccaccttacctgacaccctagacccactccaatttgcttaccgcccaaataggtccacagacgatgcaatctcaaccacactgcacactgccctaacccatctggacaagaggaatacctatgtgagaatgctgttcatcgactatagctcggcattcaacaccatagtaccctccaagctcgtcatcaagctcgagaccctgggtctcgaccccgccctgtgcaactgggtactggacttcctgacgggtcacccccaggtggtgaaggtaggcaacaacatctcctccccgctgatcctcaacactggggccccacaagggtgcgttctgagccctctcctgtactctctgttcacccacgactgcgtggccacgcacgcctccaactcaatcatcaagtttgcggatgacacaacagtggtaggcctgattaccaacaacgacgagacggcctacagggaggaggtgagggccctcggagtgtggtgtcaggaaaataacctcacactcaacgtcaacaaaactaaggagatgattgtggacttcaggaaacagcagagggaacacccccctatccacatcgatggaacagtagtggagagggtagcaagttttaagttccttggcatacacatcacagacaaactgaattggtccactcacacagacagcatcgtgaagaaggcgcagcagcgcctcttcaacctcaggaggctgaagaaattctgcttgtcaccaaaagcactcacaaacttctacagatgcacaatcgagagcatcctggcgggctgtatcaccgcctggtacggcaactgctccgccctaaaccgtaaggctctccagagggtagtgaggtctgcacaacgcatcaccgggggcaaactacctgccctccaggacacctacaccacccgatgctacaggaaggccataaagatcatcaaggacatcaaccacccgagccactgactgttcaccccgctatcatccagaaggcgaggtcagtacaggtgcatcaaagctgggaccgaaagactgaaaaacagcttctatctcaaggccatcagactgttaaacagccaccactaacattgagtggctgctgccatcacactgacactgacactgactcaactccagccactttaataatgggaattgatgggaaatgatgtaaatatatcactagccactttaaacaatgctaccttatataatgttacttaccctacattattcatctcatatgcatacgtatatactgtactctatatcatcgactgcatccttatgtaatacatgtatcactagccactttaactatgccactttgttacatactcatctcatatgtatatactgtactcgataccatctactgtatcttgcctatgctgctctgtaccatcactcattcatatatccttatgtacatattctttatccccttacactgtgtataagacagtagttttggaattgttagttagattacttgttggttattactgcattgtcggaactagaagcgcaagcatttcgctacactcattacgcattaacatctgctaaccatgtgtatgtggcaaataaaatttgatttgatttgaaatgtccccacttgtctgaAAGTTCCTtgctttactatccttgtgaggactccTGGTCCACACAAGGATAATaaaccaaaccacacacacatgcatccacaaacacacacacacacaccaataagtACATATTGTTATGTGATAACATATTCATAAGATTTGAAAGAAATTACAAAGAAAGGAGTGATCTATCAGTTAATGACAGAATGTCTCACAACATGTGTTCGAATGCAGCAGCTATGGAACTGTAGCAACCAATCAGAACCAGATACAACTGGCATGCAGTGAATGTCAACAACCTATTCACCGTGTACAATAATTTACCGAACTGGCAACTAAAAAGTGACCGATTTGAATCAATAATCAATTGTCTACTACTAAAATCTGTTACCTTTTACACATTATCTGACAATACATCTCTGTCTGATATTTTTTCACAAAATATAGAATACGCACATAAAAACCTTTAGTTCTCCTCAAGGCGACAGATATTTCCATGGTGTTATGTCAGCAGCTGTATAATAAGGCTGTCTGCTACATCAAATCCCAGTAGAAGCTGAAATTGAAGCCATGAAGTAGACGACTGCTATAGTCCCTGCAACATTGTGAGTGTAACTGGCATGCCACTTGGGCCCGAGACATCAATactggagtggagtggagtggccaGGTTCTCAACTTTTTCAGCATGCAGCATGCCAATTGTTGGCATACGATTTGCAGCCTCGTAAAGTGTGATGTCAAAGGGGCTTACAGAAAGCGCACCTTCAGTCACCCAGGCTATATTGTAGAAAAGTAAGTAAGATACAATCCACATACCTCATAATCCATTCT contains these protein-coding regions:
- the LOC109895745 gene encoding folylpolyglutamate synthase, mitochondrial isoform X2, with product MEISVALRRTKGFYEAVCALNTLQTNVSVLDQVQRERSELPELQLQAMRGFLHRTGLTVDKLDHLNIIHVTGTKGKGSTCAFTERILRDYGFRTGFYSSPHLVQVRERIRINGQPISKELFTKYFWEVFSQLDATKDSHGVNMPAYFRFLTILAFHVFLQERVDLAVIEVGIGGAYDCTNIIRKPWVCGISSLGIDHTSILGNTIEEIAWQKAGIFKPGVPVFTVKQLDRPMTVLQDRAKEIGCPLWVCPDLEQYESGAGPLSLGLAGQQQRCNASLALQLSKTWLQRYRQSDDQLAAPIVENRLVSQATAFKPSPIMVKGLKVTEWPGRTQTLRHGPVTYYLDGAHTTGSMQACVHWFSQEIQQEESSNRGPVIRVLLFNTTGERDSAAMLKLLEPCQFDFAVFCPNITEPITENNADQQNFNVSVENMLTRCLDNQISWQSLSGTETKQGSESELLIKGRLPLLAKTRTHTMVFPCILSALQWISQGRDAVLAAAGSPYLPVQPSITAKAEPLREAAQVSVLVTGSLHLVGGVLKYLDPSLAS